In the genome of Rhodamnia argentea isolate NSW1041297 chromosome 3, ASM2092103v1, whole genome shotgun sequence, one region contains:
- the LOC115727411 gene encoding cyclin-U2-1-like, whose product MGSSSLAMISPRTLRSDLYSFAYRQDSKAPPLVVSVLASLIERTMSRNERVARSCPSKDAKTTPRGIFDCREAPDMTIQSYLERIFRYTRAGPSVYVVAYVYIDRFCQANPGFRINARNVHRLLITTIMVASKYVEDMNYRNSYFARVGGLGTEEINRLELEFLFLMGFKLHVNLSVFESYCCHLEREVGTGGGYQVERALRCAEEIKFSRRRRAADPRFNHHVARIML is encoded by the exons atgggttcgTCCTCTCTCGCCATGATCTCACCGAGGACGCTCCGGTCCGACCTCTACTCCTTCGCCTACCGGCAGGACTCGAAGGCCCCCCCGCTTGTCGTCTCGGTCCTCGCCTCGCTCATCGAGCGCACCATGTCCCGGAACGAGAGGGTCGCGAGGAGCTGCCCGTCCAAGGACGCAAAGACGACGCCGCGTGGCATCTTCGACTGCCGCGAGGCGCCAGACATGACGATACAGAGCTACCTGGAGAGGATCTTCCGGTACACGAGGGCCGGCCCGTCGGTCTACGTGGTGGCGTACGTGTACATAGACCGGTTCTGCCAGGCCAACCCGGGGTTCAGGATCAATGCCAGGAATGTCCATAGGCTCCTCATCACGACGATCATGGTGGCTTCCAAATACGTGGAGGACAT GAACTACAGGAACTCCTACTTCGCACGAGTCGGGGGACTGGGGACCGAGGAGATCAACAGACTGGAGCTGGAGTTTCTGTTCCTGATGGGGTTCAAGCTGCACGTGAACTTGAGCGTGTTCGAGAGCTACTGCTGCCACCTGGAGAGAGAGGTGGGCACCGGCGGCGGCTACCAGGTCGAGAGAGCCCTCCGGTGCGCGGAGGAGATCAAGTTCTCGCGGCGGCGGAGGGCTGCGGATCCGAGGTTCAATCATCACGTTGCCCGAATCATGCTTTAA